A stretch of DNA from Brevibacillus ruminantium:
TTGCTTACCTGAACAAACTTCTTTTTCACAAGTTCCTTGACGCACGTTCTAACCGTCCTCTCCGAGATACCAAGTTTCAAAGATACCAAGTCCATTGCTACTTGGCACTTCCCGTCGTCTTTAGCCCACGAATACAGTTCAAATAGAACTAGCTTTTCGTTTGCATCAAGGTAATAGCATCGCTTGACGCTTTCGGGTACAGTAAGATATTTTTCGAGATTCGGCACGATACTACTACTAGCGATAACGGTCCGACCATCACTGCATTGCTTAAACTCGGTTTCAACCATGCGTGCCCCATCGTAAACGATGTTTGCAATGAATTTTTTCATTACTTCCGCCCCCTACGTTTTATATAACCTTCTAATGCTGTGCGGTTTATGATATAAGACGATGTTTTGCCTTCACCGATTTTCTCAGCGGCAAGTTGTTTGGAAGCAATCGCACGTATTATTGTCCTTTG
This window harbors:
- a CDS encoding helix-turn-helix domain-containing protein — translated: MKEVLNCKEAARIVGVSQRTIIRAIASKQLAAEKIGEGKTSSYIINRTALEGYIKRRGRK